One stretch of Natronobacterium gregoryi SP2 DNA includes these proteins:
- a CDS encoding UPF0058 family protein: MHKDELLELHEELVIIMEYFSEREEVDEELFEPYHELDVDPSHVHKSKSEHKHAVFVLGNALAKGMSEDEFSSAGRIGKRMKELAEDTESKI; the protein is encoded by the coding sequence ATGCACAAAGACGAACTTCTCGAACTCCATGAAGAACTCGTCATCATCATGGAGTACTTCTCCGAGCGCGAAGAAGTCGACGAGGAACTGTTCGAACCGTACCACGAACTCGACGTCGATCCATCGCACGTCCACAAGTCCAAGAGCGAACACAAACACGCCGTCTTCGTCCTCGGCAACGCACTCGCAAAGGGGATGAGCGAAGACGAGTTCTCGAGCGCGGGCCGAATTGGCAAACGAATGAAAGAACTCGCAGAGGACACCGAGTCCAAAATCTAG
- a CDS encoding DHH family phosphoesterase, with protein sequence MVFRLVLGCGTVGRHVVTRLAERDSVDDRLLVVTDDESVVETLRDESIPARQATPNAPDALENVEPPDVVFVGGDRTDVNRTTLETAREQFSDAEIVAYLGGNPTPGDRAAFDTAADCVVDTEAPIVDAVLERTTTPVAKRVIQLRRQLESIDGRLAVVMHNNPDPDAIGSAVALVDIAESVALEVDPCYFGEISHQENRAMVNLLDLDLRNLDSADSLEEYDAFALVDHSRPGVNDDLPADLQADIVIDHHPPRGPVPGEFVDLREGVGATSTVLTEYVDRFSLPFDSATATALLYGIRVDTNDFSREVSSADFEAASILRPHADVSVLRQIEQPTIEGETLETIARAIKNRELRDSAAVASVGRITNRDALPQAAEQLLAMEDVETTLVFGFRDETAYLSARSRANDIDLGETLRDAFDQIGSAGGHADMAGAQLEVGILTEVDDCAEADSIVSVVEEVIRNRFFEGIRTRPGVPVGTYDRTSEWLFTFSPPGDELEDESHE encoded by the coding sequence ATGGTTTTCCGGCTCGTACTCGGGTGCGGGACCGTCGGTCGCCACGTCGTCACGCGACTGGCCGAACGTGACAGCGTGGACGACCGACTTCTCGTCGTGACTGACGACGAAAGCGTCGTCGAGACGCTCAGAGACGAGAGCATCCCCGCACGCCAGGCTACGCCGAACGCTCCCGACGCTCTCGAGAACGTCGAGCCGCCGGACGTCGTCTTCGTCGGCGGGGATCGAACCGACGTCAACCGGACGACGCTCGAGACGGCACGCGAGCAGTTTTCGGACGCCGAGATCGTCGCTTACCTCGGTGGCAATCCGACGCCGGGCGATCGGGCAGCGTTCGACACCGCCGCCGACTGCGTCGTCGACACCGAAGCGCCGATCGTCGACGCGGTTCTCGAGCGGACGACGACGCCGGTTGCAAAGCGAGTGATCCAACTTCGCCGCCAACTCGAGTCGATCGACGGACGCCTCGCAGTCGTGATGCACAACAACCCCGACCCGGACGCGATCGGTAGCGCCGTTGCGCTGGTCGACATCGCCGAATCGGTCGCGCTCGAGGTCGACCCCTGTTATTTCGGCGAGATTTCCCACCAGGAGAACCGGGCGATGGTCAACTTGCTCGATCTGGACCTGCGGAATCTGGACTCGGCAGACTCACTCGAGGAGTACGACGCGTTCGCACTGGTCGATCACTCTCGTCCGGGCGTCAACGACGATCTTCCTGCAGACCTCCAAGCCGACATCGTCATCGACCACCATCCGCCCCGTGGACCAGTCCCCGGCGAGTTCGTCGACCTTCGGGAAGGAGTCGGCGCGACGAGTACAGTGTTGACCGAGTACGTCGACCGCTTTAGCCTCCCGTTCGATTCGGCAACTGCAACGGCATTGCTCTATGGCATCCGCGTCGATACGAACGACTTCTCCCGGGAAGTGTCGTCGGCGGACTTCGAGGCCGCGTCGATCCTTCGCCCACACGCCGACGTCTCCGTCCTACGCCAGATCGAACAGCCGACGATCGAAGGTGAAACCCTCGAAACGATCGCTCGAGCGATCAAGAACAGAGAACTGCGCGACTCCGCGGCGGTCGCAAGCGTCGGCAGAATCACCAACCGGGACGCACTGCCCCAGGCTGCCGAGCAGTTGCTCGCGATGGAAGACGTCGAGACGACGCTCGTGTTCGGCTTTCGGGACGAGACTGCGTACCTCTCGGCCCGGTCTCGTGCGAACGACATCGACCTCGGAGAAACACTTCGGGACGCGTTCGATCAGATCGGCAGTGCCGGCGGCCACGCCGACATGGCCGGTGCACAACTCGAGGTTGGGATTCTGACGGAGGTCGACGATTGCGCCGAGGCCGATTCGATCGTCAGCGTCGTCGAAGAAGTGATCAGGAACCGCTTTTTCGAAGGGATTCGGACTCGACCCGGCGTTCCGGTCGGGACCTACGACCGGACGAGCGAGTGGCTGTTTACATTCTCTCCGCCCGGCGACGAACTCGAGGACGAAAGCCACGAGTGA
- a CDS encoding DUF2797 domain-containing protein: METAPEPERVQLVGYEPSGRGSALLLGDGGSVERRDLEPGDVLSYSLGERRCAGAIGDGEHVACDRSGTPYCEFHTSTWVCARCTGTCLKPEMDCHEPHAVYVAAFAPDTFKIGVTREWRLETRLREQGADRAVRLYTVSDGRIAREIEAEIARRLTDRVRTGPKVAALASDVDETAWEETLADLEGFVADADLEFEFEFEFEFDPAAEDLECGVRDRYAFDYGIDLETRPVRETVASGTVVGVKGRLLVLENGGTTYAVDMRDLVGYELDDGTTDRNLQSSLGSFG; the protein is encoded by the coding sequence ATGGAAACTGCGCCCGAACCCGAACGCGTGCAACTTGTCGGCTACGAACCGAGCGGTCGGGGCTCGGCGCTGTTGCTCGGCGACGGCGGGTCCGTCGAGCGACGCGACCTCGAGCCCGGCGACGTCCTCTCCTACTCGCTAGGGGAACGACGCTGTGCGGGAGCGATCGGCGACGGCGAGCACGTCGCCTGCGATCGATCCGGGACGCCTTACTGCGAGTTCCACACGAGTACGTGGGTCTGCGCTCGCTGTACGGGCACCTGCCTGAAGCCCGAGATGGACTGTCACGAACCCCACGCAGTCTACGTCGCTGCCTTCGCTCCCGATACGTTCAAGATCGGCGTCACCCGCGAGTGGCGACTCGAGACCCGACTCCGCGAGCAGGGAGCCGACCGCGCTGTCCGCCTCTACACCGTCTCGGACGGCCGGATCGCCCGCGAGATCGAGGCCGAAATTGCCCGCCGACTCACGGACAGGGTCCGAACCGGGCCGAAAGTCGCCGCGCTCGCGAGCGACGTCGACGAGACGGCCTGGGAGGAGACGCTCGCGGACCTCGAGGGGTTCGTCGCCGACGCCGACCTCGAGTTCGAGTTCGAGTTCGAGTTCGAGTTCGATCCCGCCGCCGAGGACCTCGAGTGCGGCGTCCGCGACCGATACGCGTTCGACTACGGGATCGACCTCGAGACCCGGCCCGTTCGGGAGACGGTTGCGAGCGGGACGGTCGTCGGCGTCAAGGGCCGATTGCTCGTCCTCGAGAACGGCGGAACGACCTACGCCGTCGACATGCGTGACCTGGTGGGATACGAACTCGACGACGGGACGACGGATCGAAATCTACAGTCGTCGCTCGGTTCATTCGGGTGA
- a CDS encoding KEOPS complex subunit Pcc1: MSSHDATVEFEYDSTARARLVADSVAREIGEIDDDRSQTTIGRTESTVRLEIDANDTVALRAALNTWFSLVDVAEQTADLADATP, from the coding sequence GTGTCCTCTCACGACGCGACCGTCGAGTTCGAGTACGACTCGACCGCTCGAGCGCGTCTCGTCGCAGACAGCGTCGCCCGCGAAATCGGCGAGATAGACGACGATCGATCCCAAACCACGATCGGCCGAACGGAATCGACCGTCCGACTCGAGATCGACGCCAACGACACCGTCGCGTTACGCGCAGCGCTCAACACCTGGTTCTCGCTGGTCGACGTCGCCGAACAGACGGCAGACCTCGCAGACGCCACGCCCTGA
- a CDS encoding eL43 family ribosomal protein yields MSEKGTVGSAGRFGARYGRVARRRVSEIEDDMRNAQVDGDDVTRVGTGIWKNEETGEVFTGGAYRPETPAGRTVKRSIRAALTEDDE; encoded by the coding sequence ATGTCCGAAAAAGGAACCGTCGGTAGCGCGGGCCGCTTCGGCGCACGCTACGGCCGCGTCGCTCGACGTCGCGTCAGCGAGATCGAAGACGACATGCGAAACGCCCAGGTCGACGGTGACGACGTCACCCGCGTCGGCACCGGCATCTGGAAGAACGAAGAGACCGGCGAAGTCTTTACCGGTGGTGCCTACCGCCCCGAGACCCCCGCCGGCCGTACTGTAAAGCGCTCGATCCGCGCCGCACTGACCGAAGACGACGAATAA
- the pan1 gene encoding proteasome-activating nucleotidase Pan1, translated as MTDTVDDVDLPYDEDEASQQEKIQALEERLEVLEAQNEEMRDKLLDANAENNKYQQKLERLTHENKKLKQSPLFVATVQEITDEGVIIKQHGNNQEALTEVTEELLEELEPDARVAVNNSLSIVKTLSSETDVRARVMEVTESPEVSYEDIGGLEDQMQEVRETVEMPLEKPEMFDDVGIDPPSGVLLYGPPGTGKTMLAKAVANQTDATFIKMAGSELVHKFIGEGAKLVRDLFEVAREHEPAVIFIDEIDAIAAKRTESKTSGDAEVQRTMMQLLSEMDGFEERGEIRIIAATNRFDMLDRAILRPGRFDRLIEVPKPNEEGREIIFDIHTRGMNVADGVDFGELAVEVEDASGADIKAVCTEAGMFAIRDDRTEIRMADFYNAWDKVQADSEDAEDVSKTFA; from the coding sequence ATGACCGACACTGTGGACGACGTCGACCTCCCATACGACGAGGACGAGGCGTCCCAACAGGAGAAAATTCAGGCGCTCGAGGAACGACTCGAAGTCCTCGAGGCGCAAAACGAGGAGATGCGCGACAAACTCCTCGACGCGAACGCCGAGAACAACAAGTACCAGCAGAAACTCGAGCGACTGACCCACGAGAACAAGAAATTAAAGCAGTCACCGCTGTTCGTCGCCACCGTCCAGGAGATCACGGACGAAGGCGTCATCATCAAACAACACGGCAACAACCAGGAAGCCCTGACCGAAGTCACCGAGGAACTGCTCGAGGAACTCGAGCCCGACGCTCGGGTGGCGGTCAACAACTCGCTGTCGATCGTCAAAACCCTCTCCAGCGAGACCGACGTCCGCGCCCGCGTGATGGAAGTCACCGAGAGCCCCGAGGTCAGTTACGAGGATATCGGCGGCCTCGAAGACCAGATGCAGGAGGTTCGCGAGACCGTCGAGATGCCACTCGAGAAGCCAGAGATGTTCGACGACGTGGGGATCGATCCGCCGAGTGGCGTTCTCCTCTATGGTCCGCCGGGGACTGGCAAGACGATGCTCGCGAAAGCCGTCGCCAACCAGACGGACGCGACGTTTATCAAGATGGCTGGGTCAGAACTCGTCCACAAGTTCATCGGTGAGGGTGCGAAGTTGGTTCGTGACCTCTTCGAGGTCGCTCGCGAGCACGAGCCAGCCGTCATCTTCATCGACGAAATCGACGCTATCGCCGCCAAGCGGACGGAGTCGAAGACCTCCGGTGACGCCGAGGTTCAGCGGACGATGATGCAGCTTCTGAGCGAGATGGACGGCTTCGAGGAACGCGGCGAGATTCGTATTATCGCGGCGACCAATCGCTTCGACATGCTCGACCGCGCGATTCTCCGCCCAGGTCGTTTCGACCGTCTCATCGAGGTTCCCAAGCCCAACGAGGAGGGCCGCGAGATCATCTTCGACATCCACACCCGCGGCATGAACGTCGCCGATGGGGTCGACTTCGGCGAACTGGCCGTGGAAGTCGAGGACGCCTCCGGTGCCGACATCAAGGCGGTCTGCACCGAGGCAGGTATGTTCGCCATCCGCGACGACCGAACCGAGATCCGGATGGCGGACTTCTACAACGCCTGGGACAAGGTTCAGGCTGACTCCGAAGATGCCGAGGACGTCTCGAAAACGTTCGCGTAA
- a CDS encoding adenylosuccinate synthase, whose protein sequence is MTVTIVGSQLGDEGKGGVVDLYGDAADVVVRYQGGDNAGHTVVYDGTEYKLSLVPSGAVRGKIGVLGNGCVVNPRTLFDEINTLREKGLDPDVRIAERAHVILPFHRVLDGIEEDVKSESDQEVGTTGRGIGPTYEDKAGRRGVRVGDLLEPDVLRERLEYVVPQKRALVEDVYDVDIEALEDPDAFDIDALFEEFREFGERLATEDMAVNAGAFLAEAMDDGKTVMLEGAQGTIIDIDYGNYPYVTSSNPTAGGAATGSGISPTVVGNGEVIGIIKAYLTRVGSGPLPTELGGVVGDTPGYDEDADGPDEELATYIRDEGGEYGTVTGRPRRVGWLDMPMLRHSARTNGFTGLAINHVDVLAGLDEVKVGHTYELDGEKLYTMPATTEQWARCEATFETFDGWPEVDWEKVAEDGYDAIPENARTYLEYVSDELDVPIYAVGVGPGREETVVLEDPYE, encoded by the coding sequence ATGACCGTCACAATCGTCGGGTCGCAACTCGGCGACGAAGGCAAAGGCGGCGTCGTCGACCTCTATGGCGACGCTGCTGACGTCGTCGTCCGCTATCAGGGCGGCGACAACGCCGGACACACTGTCGTTTACGATGGTACGGAGTACAAGCTTTCTCTCGTTCCCTCGGGGGCCGTCCGAGGAAAGATCGGCGTCCTCGGGAACGGTTGCGTCGTCAATCCGAGAACACTGTTCGACGAGATCAACACCCTCCGGGAGAAGGGGCTCGATCCCGACGTCCGAATCGCGGAGCGAGCACACGTCATCCTTCCGTTCCACCGCGTTCTCGACGGTATCGAGGAAGACGTCAAGAGCGAATCCGACCAAGAGGTCGGCACCACCGGCCGCGGCATCGGACCGACCTACGAAGACAAGGCGGGTCGACGCGGCGTCCGCGTCGGCGACCTTCTGGAACCGGACGTGCTCCGAGAGCGTCTCGAGTACGTCGTCCCCCAGAAACGCGCGCTCGTCGAGGACGTCTACGACGTCGACATCGAAGCGCTCGAGGACCCCGATGCGTTCGACATCGACGCACTCTTCGAGGAGTTCCGGGAGTTTGGTGAGCGTCTCGCGACAGAGGACATGGCTGTCAACGCTGGCGCGTTCCTCGCCGAGGCGATGGACGACGGCAAGACCGTCATGCTCGAGGGTGCACAGGGGACGATCATCGACATCGACTACGGGAACTACCCCTACGTCACGTCCTCGAACCCGACCGCAGGCGGTGCCGCGACTGGCTCGGGGATCAGCCCGACGGTGGTCGGCAACGGCGAAGTTATCGGTATCATCAAGGCCTACCTCACTCGCGTCGGGAGCGGTCCGCTGCCGACCGAACTCGGTGGTGTCGTCGGCGATACGCCCGGATACGACGAGGACGCCGACGGGCCTGACGAGGAACTTGCAACGTACATCCGCGACGAAGGTGGCGAGTACGGCACCGTCACTGGTCGTCCGCGCCGGGTCGGCTGGCTCGACATGCCAATGCTTCGCCACTCGGCCAGAACGAACGGCTTTACCGGGCTGGCGATCAACCACGTCGACGTCCTGGCTGGACTCGACGAAGTGAAGGTCGGCCACACCTACGAACTCGACGGCGAGAAACTGTACACGATGCCCGCGACGACCGAACAGTGGGCTCGCTGTGAGGCGACGTTCGAGACCTTCGACGGCTGGCCCGAGGTCGACTGGGAGAAAGTCGCCGAAGACGGATACGACGCGATCCCCGAGAACGCTCGGACCTACCTCGAGTACGTAAGCGACGAACTCGACGTTCCGATCTACGCGGTCGGCGTCGGTCCCGGCCGCGAGGAGACCGTCGTTCTCGAGGACCCGTACGAATAG
- a CDS encoding methytransferase partner Trm112 — protein MKESLLEILRCPLDKHELELEDAEYDGDEVVDGVLVCSECGERYPIEDGIPNLLPPDMRDETPA, from the coding sequence ATGAAGGAGTCGTTGCTGGAGATCCTCCGCTGTCCGCTGGACAAACACGAACTCGAACTCGAGGACGCCGAGTACGACGGTGACGAAGTCGTCGACGGCGTGCTCGTCTGTTCGGAGTGTGGCGAACGGTACCCAATCGAAGACGGCATCCCGAACCTGCTACCACCGGACATGCGAGACGAAACGCCTGCGTAA
- a CDS encoding DUF7524 family protein, which translates to MLSNEVTVHVNRGESDTLELESADGDRLDLEVSRSFRLTLRGHETPAHVHCRLDGGLSHIASIDHPNYYVGPGDVTSVPVEIDADGVDALVEGQLEVLTGYGSESVTVEVIVTPGSARIDVDESLAEPSRDEPEPPVLERVSSAAQVDPGTLAVGALGLFAIAIATMTAMTIASPAALVGLGAVIVGVAVAGLLLVR; encoded by the coding sequence GTGCTGTCGAACGAGGTTACCGTCCACGTCAACCGCGGGGAAAGCGACACCCTCGAACTCGAGTCCGCCGACGGCGATCGGCTCGACCTCGAGGTCAGTCGCTCCTTTAGGCTGACGCTTCGGGGACACGAGACGCCGGCACACGTCCACTGCCGGCTCGACGGTGGCCTCAGTCACATCGCATCGATCGATCACCCCAACTACTACGTCGGACCTGGTGATGTCACGTCGGTTCCGGTCGAAATCGACGCCGACGGCGTCGATGCACTCGTCGAGGGGCAACTCGAAGTGCTGACGGGCTACGGGTCAGAATCGGTGACGGTCGAGGTCATCGTCACGCCCGGGTCGGCCAGGATCGACGTCGACGAGTCCCTCGCGGAGCCGTCACGCGACGAGCCCGAGCCCCCGGTTCTCGAGCGAGTGTCGTCCGCGGCCCAAGTCGATCCCGGCACGCTCGCCGTCGGTGCGCTCGGCCTGTTCGCGATCGCTATCGCGACGATGACTGCGATGACGATCGCCAGCCCGGCCGCGCTGGTCGGGCTCGGGGCAGTTATCGTCGGCGTCGCCGTTGCTGGGTTGCTTCTCGTTCGGTAG
- a CDS encoding DNA-directed RNA polymerase subunit P: protein MSYKCSRCKRDVQLDEYGGVRCPYCGHRVLLKERSRDVKEVDVR from the coding sequence ATGAGCTACAAGTGCTCTCGCTGCAAACGCGACGTCCAGCTCGACGAGTACGGTGGCGTCCGCTGTCCGTACTGTGGACACCGCGTCCTCCTGAAAGAACGCAGTCGCGACGTCAAGGAAGTCGACGTCCGGTAA
- a CDS encoding BsuPI-related putative proteinase inhibitor — MALEGTLDATVSTDGIDDSVTFEFTVTNTDSSAAELQFPDAAKAEFVVEDEGREVWRFSDGRMFAQVVSSERLAPDESATYEAEWSDPQPGEFTVAAELRAREMTCEARMSVTVPE; from the coding sequence ATGGCACTCGAGGGGACGCTCGACGCGACCGTATCGACGGACGGAATAGACGACAGCGTGACGTTCGAGTTTACGGTCACGAACACCGACTCGAGCGCGGCGGAACTGCAGTTCCCGGACGCGGCGAAAGCGGAGTTCGTCGTCGAGGACGAAGGTCGGGAGGTGTGGCGCTTCTCGGACGGCCGGATGTTCGCTCAGGTGGTCAGTTCCGAACGGCTCGCACCCGACGAATCGGCGACCTACGAGGCCGAGTGGTCCGATCCCCAGCCCGGGGAGTTCACCGTCGCCGCGGAGCTACGGGCGCGAGAAATGACGTGTGAGGCCCGGATGTCGGTCACCGTCCCGGAGTGA
- a CDS encoding DUF7527 domain-containing protein, protein MDPRTQERVEQWDSRPFGGGYDGLSDLADDGFSGAVTANGTCLFLLNGRIIGVFDGDIEDFRNASGTLYQAPHPSVPLLCSMEEHGGETRAKYYTNDTPIEEVDETLQDGSFTGYVELSENVLSGDYYLVYYGGRRMAAAYIGNAERLITGDEAYERASDEVGIYTVTNVDIDVVDVPGTEQDTSGASSASDHSASTGPTDVSATGSAETESADAAGPEIDLGDDSIDPINVSDAGPGNVGEEVDFESFDEQTANGTETTADESATAPSDGVGGETSTSAANASAEEEVSTSAANTSAEEEVSTSAANTSAETTNSSQKPSNQQVEARDGSGPTALSPDPDPEEIEAAAEQLDQSDITWSTEDDDEEPVDERFEEEEQWRETRSIPSIDPEKTASSSTGSKAKAKSGSSRETRSSNPSRASTSDSTSTSTSTSTSTSNSNSNSNSSEASTGTDGTADQHTAGETTNTGQAASAGSTADRSQGRAKQLAERVERLEEKRDALEAKATELASERDKLREENQELSATVERLQSRIDELESERQGDGSDGGAGGRASGTPMSPDQALSRTNLFVRYESKSKPTLETAHAGDAGRSDVATNLRLEHHTEFDANEVSVDGKTYESFLTSSMAYQFVEWLTGHALYEIRDTGNANGLADFYDAIPRIDRAELDATISLEDDDTEDVPDSVTFDVVAFDKRGNPLVLATLNDSRTPITEETLTDLEEKASAVKANYADLGAAIAVTSSYFEPGALEVTETATTSGFLSRGSKMSYVNLSRKAGYHLCLVESRSEGFHMNVPEL, encoded by the coding sequence ATGGACCCACGCACGCAAGAGCGCGTCGAGCAGTGGGATTCCCGCCCGTTCGGCGGGGGTTACGACGGCCTTTCCGACCTTGCCGACGACGGATTTTCGGGGGCCGTCACGGCGAACGGAACCTGTCTCTTTCTGCTCAACGGCCGCATCATCGGCGTCTTCGACGGCGACATCGAGGACTTCCGGAACGCATCGGGGACGCTCTATCAGGCCCCTCATCCGTCCGTTCCGTTGCTCTGCTCGATGGAAGAACACGGCGGCGAAACGCGCGCCAAATACTACACGAACGATACCCCGATCGAGGAAGTCGACGAGACGCTGCAGGACGGGAGTTTTACCGGCTACGTCGAACTGAGCGAGAACGTTCTCAGTGGCGACTACTACCTCGTCTACTACGGGGGTCGCCGGATGGCCGCTGCCTACATTGGCAACGCCGAACGGTTGATAACCGGCGACGAGGCGTACGAACGCGCTTCCGACGAGGTCGGGATCTACACTGTCACGAACGTCGACATCGATGTCGTCGACGTTCCGGGGACAGAGCAAGACACGTCGGGAGCTAGTTCGGCGTCTGATCACAGCGCATCGACCGGGCCGACCGATGTAAGTGCCACCGGGAGTGCGGAAACGGAATCAGCCGACGCCGCTGGACCGGAAATAGATCTCGGCGACGATTCGATCGATCCGATCAACGTCTCCGACGCTGGCCCTGGGAACGTCGGCGAGGAAGTCGACTTCGAAAGCTTCGACGAACAGACGGCCAACGGAACCGAGACCACCGCAGACGAGAGTGCGACGGCCCCGAGCGATGGCGTCGGAGGAGAAACCAGTACCTCGGCCGCGAACGCCAGCGCCGAAGAGGAAGTCAGTACCTCGGCTGCAAACACCAGCGCCGAAGAGGAAGTCAGTACCTCGGCTGCAAACACCAGCGCCGAAACAACCAACTCGAGTCAAAAACCGTCGAACCAGCAGGTCGAAGCGAGAGACGGTTCCGGACCGACCGCGCTGTCGCCCGATCCAGATCCAGAAGAGATCGAGGCCGCCGCCGAACAGCTCGATCAAAGCGATATTACTTGGTCTACCGAAGACGACGACGAAGAGCCGGTCGACGAGCGGTTCGAGGAGGAAGAACAGTGGCGTGAGACGCGGAGTATTCCCTCGATCGATCCGGAGAAGACGGCGAGTAGTTCGACGGGGTCGAAGGCGAAGGCGAAATCTGGATCGTCTCGGGAAACCCGGTCGAGCAACCCGAGTCGAGCCTCGACTTCGGACTCGACCTCGACCTCGACCTCGACCTCGACCTCGACCTCGAACTCGAACTCGAACTCGAACTCGAGTGAGGCCAGCACCGGTACTGACGGAACGGCCGACCAGCACACCGCAGGAGAGACGACGAACACCGGCCAGGCCGCGAGTGCAGGTTCGACCGCCGACCGATCCCAGGGCCGGGCGAAGCAACTCGCAGAGCGCGTCGAACGTCTCGAGGAGAAACGGGACGCGCTCGAGGCGAAGGCTACCGAACTGGCGTCCGAACGCGACAAGCTTCGTGAGGAGAACCAGGAGCTATCCGCGACGGTCGAACGCCTCCAGTCTCGTATCGACGAACTCGAGAGCGAACGTCAGGGTGATGGAAGCGACGGCGGCGCTGGTGGCCGGGCTTCGGGGACGCCGATGTCGCCCGACCAGGCACTCTCTCGGACGAACCTCTTCGTCCGGTACGAATCCAAGAGCAAGCCGACCCTCGAAACGGCACACGCTGGCGACGCGGGCCGAAGTGACGTCGCGACGAACTTGCGACTCGAGCATCACACGGAGTTCGACGCGAACGAGGTTTCGGTCGACGGGAAGACCTACGAGTCGTTTCTCACCTCGTCGATGGCCTATCAGTTCGTCGAGTGGCTCACTGGGCACGCACTGTATGAAATCCGAGACACCGGGAACGCGAACGGATTGGCAGACTTCTACGACGCGATTCCGCGGATCGACCGGGCGGAACTCGACGCGACGATTTCGCTAGAAGACGACGACACCGAGGATGTCCCCGACTCGGTCACGTTCGACGTCGTTGCGTTCGACAAACGCGGTAATCCGCTCGTGCTCGCGACGCTGAACGACTCGCGAACGCCGATCACCGAGGAGACGCTCACCGACCTCGAGGAGAAAGCTTCCGCGGTCAAAGCCAACTACGCGGATCTCGGGGCCGCGATCGCAGTTACCTCGAGTTACTTCGAGCCCGGTGCACTCGAGGTGACCGAGACGGCGACTACCAGCGGCTTCCTCAGCCGTGGGTCGAAGATGAGCTACGTCAACCTCTCGCGAAAGGCGGGGTATCATCTCTGTCTCGTCGAATCGCGGTCGGAAGGGTTCCACATGAACGTTCCCGAGCTGTAG